In the Hordeum vulgare subsp. vulgare chromosome 7H, MorexV3_pseudomolecules_assembly, whole genome shotgun sequence genome, one interval contains:
- the LOC123412382 gene encoding uncharacterized protein LOC123412382, whose product MSSSTTSGQRDDAPDLICVLDYVHGMVDALSCVRWNKHQGAVVELSEHGIVVTVEESGCLQAKVYLKSQLFAEYDYGAEGRPRFGLSLGLLVDCLNMFTVPGFASPVEIRYPGPDMQLLLRSVGSPDACIHAEIRTRIPDTLAWDYDFEHAGNTPVTFTVKSAILKETIDDLEWPGSSIQIQFLPDPPSVIFKGEGHGDLEIEFSYYANTGLLIAFQCDQELFYRYKYKFLRATTSNVPTSVLKENRGSKVTIGRGGMLKIQHLVSVARLGTQSYHNFAGGPQQPSRIAFIEFFVKPEEDD is encoded by the exons ATGAGCTCGTCGACGACGTCCGGCCAGCGCGACGACGCGCCGGACCTCATCTGCGTGCTGGACTACGTCCACGGCATGGTCGACGCCCTCTCCTGCGTCCGCTGGAACAAGCATCAG GGCGCGGTGGTGGAGCTGTCGGAGCACGGCATCGTGGTCACCGTGGAGGAGAGCGGCTGCCTCCAGGCCAAGGTCTACCTCAAGAGCCAG CTGTTTGCGGAGTACGACTACGGCGCGGAGGGACGCCCACGGTTCGGCCTCAGCCTGGGGCTCCTCGTCGACTGCCTCAACATGTTTACCGTCCCCGGGTTCGCCTCCCCCGTCGAGATCCGGTACCCTGGCCCCGACATGCAGCTTCTCCTCAG GTCAGTGGGGTCTCCAGATGCATGTATACATGCAGAAATCAGAACCAGAATTCCTGATACTCTCGCCTGGGATTACGATTTTGAGCATGCAGGGAATACTCCAGTCACCTTTACTGTTAAG TCTGCCATCCTGAAAGAAACAATTGATGACCTTGAGTGGCCAGGTTCCAGCATTCAGATTCAATTTCTTCCAGACCCTCCTTCAGTAATATTTAAAGGCGAAGGGCATGGTGACTTGGAG ATTGAATTCTCCTACTATGCAAATACTGGTCTTCTAATTGCATTCCAGTGTGACCAAGAACTGTTTTACAG GTATAAGTACAAGTTTCTTCGCGCCACTACCTCGAATGTTCCAACTAGTGTCTTGAAGGAGAATCGTGGGAGTAAAGTGACGATTGGGAGGGGAGGGATGCTCAAAATCCAGCACCTGGTTTCAGTTGCGAGGCTAGGTACGCAATCCTACCATAATTTTGCTGGAGGGCCTCAACAGCCAAGCCGGATTGCTTTTATCGAATTCTTTGTGAAGCCGGAGGAGGATGATTAA